In Bacteroidota bacterium, the following proteins share a genomic window:
- a CDS encoding alpha/beta hydrolase, protein MKIDHAFRLFTLSALILLYLSLNGSLLSQISQGKDVQLASGEFTAQINGLKLWYRVSGSGPVCIHPTPGWGPSSDMYFLTLKPLEKIFTMVYLDTRGCGRSERPDSNAYAMKNFVDDLEGLRKHLGVETVWLMGHSDGGPMILNYTFEYPHRVDGLILADAPVGNTSQSNERIERMQLRKNEPWFDSAFKAFRTMPTTQKEFETMIQTILPFFFSSIENLEKNRWVFEKTTVSFAAQRGRGISDQTSADLDTFLPATKIPAFIVAGSDDFICSPAAAQRLHDEIPGSALLIINKAGHFPWLEQPEVFFGGIRAFVSSLKKGGE, encoded by the coding sequence ATGAAAATTGACCACGCATTCAGACTTTTCACGTTATCAGCTCTCATACTCCTCTACCTTTCTCTCAACGGTAGTCTTCTTTCGCAGATCAGCCAGGGTAAAGATGTTCAGCTTGCAAGCGGAGAGTTTACGGCACAGATCAACGGGCTGAAGCTCTGGTACAGAGTCTCCGGCTCCGGTCCTGTTTGCATCCACCCAACCCCCGGCTGGGGACCGAGCAGCGACATGTATTTTCTGACGCTGAAACCGCTTGAAAAAATCTTCACCATGGTCTACCTGGATACCCGCGGCTGCGGCCGCTCGGAGCGCCCCGATTCAAACGCCTATGCGATGAAAAATTTTGTCGACGACCTCGAAGGGCTGAGAAAACACCTCGGGGTTGAAACGGTATGGCTCATGGGACACTCCGACGGAGGTCCGATGATACTGAATTATACGTTCGAATACCCTCATCGCGTGGACGGATTGATCCTCGCAGACGCCCCGGTGGGGAACACGTCTCAGAGCAATGAACGGATCGAGCGGATGCAGCTGAGAAAGAACGAGCCCTGGTTCGACAGCGCCTTCAAGGCCTTCCGGACGATGCCGACGACTCAAAAAGAATTTGAGACGATGATTCAAACCATCCTCCCTTTCTTTTTCTCGTCGATCGAAAACCTGGAAAAGAACCGGTGGGTGTTCGAGAAAACAACTGTCTCGTTCGCCGCGCAGCGGGGACGGGGAATATCCGACCAGACATCAGCGGATTTGGACACATTTCTGCCGGCAACAAAAATACCGGCCTTCATTGTCGCAGGGAGTGATGACTTCATCTGCTCTCCCGCCGCCGCGCAGCGCCTGCACGACGAGATCCCCGGCTCAGCGCTCCTGATCATCAACAAGGCCGGACACTTTCCATGGCTTGAACAGCCGGAAGTTTTTTTTGGAGGAATACGCGCGTTCGTCTCTTCATTGAAAAAGGGGGGCGAATAA